In Eubalaena glacialis isolate mEubGla1 chromosome 3, mEubGla1.1.hap2.+ XY, whole genome shotgun sequence, the following are encoded in one genomic region:
- the NBL1 gene encoding neuroblastoma suppressor of tumorigenicity 1 — protein sequence MLRVLVGAVLPAMLLAAPPPINKLALFPDKSAWCEAKNITQIVGHSGCEAKSIQNRACLGQCFSYSVPNTFPQSTESLVHCDSCMPAQSLWEIVTLECPGHEEVPRVDKLVEKILHCSCQACGKEPSHEGLSVYVQGEDAQGSQPGLHAHPHPGGQTPEPEDPPGAPHAEEEGAED from the exons ATGCTTCGGGTCCTGGTGGGGGCTGTCCTCCCCGCCATGCTGCTGGCTGCTCCACCGCCCATCAACAAGCTGGCACTGTTCCCGGACAAGAGCGCCTGGTGCGAGGCCAAGAACATCACCCAGATCGTGGGCCACAGCGGCTGTGAGGCCAAGTCCATCCAGAACAG GGCGTGCCTGGGACAGTGCTTCAGCTACAGCGTTCCCAATACCTTCCCGCAGTCTACAGAGTCCCTGGTGCACTGCGACTCCTGCATGCCGGCCCAGTCCCTGTGGGAGATC GTGACCTTGGAGTGCCCTGGCCATGAGGAGGTGCCCAGGGTGGACAAGCTGGTGGAAAAGATCCTGCACTGCAGCTGCCAGGCATGCGGCAAGGAGCCCAGTCACGAGGGGCTGAGCGTCTACGTGCAGGGCGAGGACGCGCAGGGCTCCCAGCCCGGCCTCCACGCCCACCCACACCCTGGCGGGCAGACCCCCGAGCCCGAGGATCCCCCTGGGGCCCCCCACGCAGAGGAAGAGGGGGCTGAGGACTGA